A portion of the Pseudomonas sp. GR 6-02 genome contains these proteins:
- a CDS encoding DUF1656 domain-containing protein produces the protein MPIDLEVGGVYLPPIAQALLLALPIFLLLDWTLRRLGVLRFVWHEALFEGALYACVCATLILMMGA, from the coding sequence TTGCCCATTGATCTGGAAGTGGGGGGCGTCTATCTGCCGCCAATCGCCCAGGCGCTGTTGCTGGCCTTGCCGATTTTTCTGCTGTTGGACTGGACCTTGCGCCGCCTGGGGGTATTGCGATTTGTCTGGCATGAAGCCCTGTTCGAAGGCGCGTTGTATGCCTGCGTATGCGCAACGTTGATTCTGATGATGGGAGCCTGA
- a CDS encoding FUSC family protein, translating to MSAPMQPLLQYFKAILNPGREVLLFALRTIVAGLLTLYLAFVFDLDQPKWSIMAVIIVSQPLGGMALARSFGQIIGTTLGAAVAVLIMAIFPQAPLPFIITLALWLALCTAGGTLLRYTSSQAFVLSGYTAVVVTLLAQPDQEGTFLLAVTRVTETLLAVACVCVVSLLTARPEAVAKGYFAKIDQVIKLLATHAAAVIRTEESEADFHKRQMQLLGEISALEGLRRHLYFDAPRLRSANSLVQLLGNQLVLLTSRLTALRHQRQLLTERWEGALPEEIQRLRSEELAFLDELAVQGRSLSTEARHHFLTLQQRFDDQAYKAEQLTETMPATLRSLAWALRWEQARMLEQLGQILELSDAIQEGREASCVFRGQDNPLHLDFTLAAMNAVRAFTALLVAGLIWIETAWDGARGGMIVVGILCSLMATFPRPLLASQSFARGLGLALVVSAFYLFMLMPMISDFELLALLFAPLLYAVAVGLASPPTTGTGIGLGLTTMLLLGPQNAGIGQNSAIQWFEFAGAYISAAALALSVYALIFPFRPDLRMRRLFNESCEQVYALLKTPATDEQQFAFESRMVDRLTMMLGLLPATSDKHSRELFEVSLGCMALGVALNQLRQQGQSNALLSTQQQNRLLAAVRETGRLIAGRPGVDLVQLLGSLHVLGDEMDDLHLDVHEHLWSVFRMRVALLIVVSFLERHRKYFQPADKEGVPALAH from the coding sequence ATGAGCGCTCCCATGCAACCGCTGCTTCAATACTTCAAGGCGATTCTCAACCCCGGACGCGAGGTGCTGCTGTTTGCCCTGAGAACCATCGTGGCCGGGTTGCTGACGCTGTACCTGGCCTTTGTGTTCGACCTCGACCAGCCCAAGTGGTCGATCATGGCGGTGATCATTGTCAGTCAGCCATTGGGCGGCATGGCCCTGGCCCGAAGTTTCGGCCAGATCATCGGCACCACGTTGGGCGCGGCAGTCGCGGTGTTGATCATGGCCATTTTCCCCCAGGCGCCGCTGCCCTTCATCATCACCCTGGCCTTGTGGTTGGCGCTGTGTACCGCCGGCGGCACCTTGTTGCGCTACACCAGTTCCCAAGCGTTTGTCCTGAGCGGTTACACGGCGGTGGTGGTGACACTGCTGGCGCAACCCGATCAGGAGGGTACGTTCCTGCTGGCAGTCACTCGCGTGACAGAAACATTGCTGGCGGTGGCCTGCGTGTGCGTTGTCAGCCTTCTGACGGCGCGACCGGAGGCGGTGGCCAAGGGTTACTTCGCCAAGATCGATCAAGTGATCAAACTGCTCGCGACTCACGCGGCAGCGGTGATTCGAACCGAGGAAAGCGAGGCCGATTTCCACAAGCGGCAAATGCAACTGTTGGGCGAGATCAGCGCCCTTGAAGGGCTGCGTCGACATTTGTACTTCGATGCACCACGGTTGCGCAGTGCCAATAGCCTGGTGCAATTGCTTGGCAATCAACTGGTGCTGCTGACTTCGCGGCTGACGGCTTTGCGTCACCAGCGCCAACTGCTCACCGAGCGCTGGGAAGGCGCGCTGCCGGAAGAGATACAGCGGTTGCGCAGCGAGGAACTGGCATTCCTTGATGAGCTGGCCGTGCAAGGTCGCTCATTGTCGACCGAGGCGCGGCATCATTTTTTGACGCTGCAACAGCGTTTCGATGACCAGGCCTACAAGGCCGAACAACTCACCGAGACGATGCCTGCCACGCTGCGTTCATTGGCCTGGGCACTGCGCTGGGAGCAGGCACGGATGTTGGAGCAACTGGGGCAGATTCTGGAACTGAGCGACGCGATCCAGGAAGGACGGGAAGCCAGTTGCGTGTTCCGCGGCCAGGACAACCCGTTGCATCTGGACTTCACGTTGGCAGCAATGAACGCAGTCCGGGCATTTACAGCGTTACTGGTGGCGGGGCTGATCTGGATCGAGACTGCTTGGGATGGGGCCCGTGGCGGGATGATTGTAGTGGGGATTCTCTGTTCGCTGATGGCGACTTTTCCGCGACCGTTGCTTGCCAGTCAAAGCTTTGCCAGGGGGCTGGGTCTGGCCTTGGTGGTGTCGGCGTTCTATCTGTTCATGCTGATGCCGATGATCAGTGACTTCGAGTTGCTCGCCTTGTTGTTTGCACCATTGTTGTACGCGGTCGCGGTGGGGCTGGCCAGTCCGCCAACCACTGGCACAGGCATTGGTCTTGGACTGACGACCATGTTGTTGCTGGGGCCGCAAAACGCAGGAATCGGCCAAAACTCTGCCATTCAGTGGTTTGAATTTGCCGGCGCGTATATCAGCGCCGCCGCGTTGGCACTCAGTGTTTACGCCTTGATCTTCCCGTTCAGGCCCGATTTACGAATGCGCCGGCTGTTCAATGAAAGCTGCGAGCAGGTCTACGCTTTGTTGAAGACGCCGGCCACCGATGAACAGCAATTTGCGTTTGAAAGCCGTATGGTCGATCGCCTGACCATGATGTTGGGACTATTGCCGGCGACCAGCGACAAGCACTCTCGCGAGCTGTTCGAAGTCAGCCTCGGGTGCATGGCACTGGGGGTGGCATTGAACCAGCTCAGGCAGCAGGGGCAGAGCAATGCGTTGTTGAGTACGCAACAACAGAACCGTTTGCTGGCGGCAGTCCGAGAGACAGGGCGATTGATCGCCGGGCGACCCGGGGTTGACCTTGTGCAGTTGCTCGGAAGCTTGCATGTCTTGGGCGATGAAATGGACGACTTGCATCTAGACGTACATGAACACCTGTGGTCGGTATTCAGGATGCGCGTGGCGTTGTTGATCGTGGTGTCGTTTCTGGAGCGCCATCGCAAGTACTTTCAACCCGCAGACAAGGAAGGAGTGCCAGCCCTTGCCCATTGA
- a CDS encoding bestrophin family protein, producing MIVRPKPNLLGMLFSLKGSIAKRIALRSLLVTLLASVIVLVEIWHPAYFSKVNATPFTLLGLSLSIFMSFRNNACYDRWWEGRKHLGQLIIEVRSLIRQTQGLMAAAERELMLRELCGFAHGLIARLRVENEMSAIKPWTQDAVDAAHPNITDALLQRIGVRCSALAERGQISEWRYTQLETRLVSLSQVQASCERIKSTPLPFPYTLLLHRTIYLFCILLPFAMAESLGWLTPVITAIVSYTFFGLDEIGDDLEDPFGFDENDLPCNAILRTLEREVLAALGQTDLPPALEPDDYVLN from the coding sequence ATGATTGTGCGTCCCAAGCCGAATCTGCTCGGCATGTTGTTTTCCCTTAAAGGCTCGATTGCCAAGCGCATTGCCTTGCGCAGTCTGTTGGTGACCCTGCTGGCGTCGGTAATCGTGCTGGTGGAGATCTGGCACCCGGCGTATTTCTCCAAGGTCAACGCCACGCCGTTCACCCTGCTGGGTCTGTCGTTGTCGATCTTCATGAGTTTTCGCAACAATGCCTGCTACGACCGCTGGTGGGAGGGCCGCAAGCATCTGGGGCAGTTGATCATCGAAGTGCGATCGTTGATTCGTCAAACCCAGGGGCTGATGGCGGCGGCCGAACGTGAACTTATGCTGCGTGAGCTCTGCGGGTTCGCCCATGGCCTGATCGCCCGCCTGCGCGTTGAAAACGAGATGAGCGCCATCAAACCGTGGACGCAGGATGCCGTGGACGCAGCGCATCCGAACATCACTGACGCGCTCTTGCAGCGGATTGGCGTCCGGTGCTCGGCACTTGCCGAGCGCGGCCAGATCAGCGAATGGCGTTACACCCAACTGGAAACGCGACTGGTCAGCCTCAGTCAGGTCCAGGCCAGTTGCGAACGCATCAAAAGTACGCCGCTGCCCTTCCCCTACACCCTGTTGCTGCACCGCACCATCTACCTGTTCTGCATCTTGTTGCCGTTCGCCATGGCCGAATCTCTTGGCTGGCTGACACCGGTGATTACCGCCATTGTCAGCTACACCTTTTTCGGCCTCGACGAAATTGGCGACGATCTGGAAGACCCGTTCGGCTTCGATGAGAACGATCTGCCGTGCAATGCGATTTTGCGCACGCTGGAGCGCGAAGTGCTGGCAGCGTTGGGGCAAACCGACTTGCCACCGGCCCTTGAGCCCGATGACTACGTGCTGAACTGA
- a CDS encoding tetratricopeptide repeat protein — protein MPQSRRYLLISLCALFALALAWFFLRSTTPVVPEAIRRGYSEALTQARMGQPGAARVLYQQLGRPDLSDKRRVWLHAELPNYPSPQALKLADADLQHPSAEVRIAAIKSISGLVPNGQRSLLLGPLLDDSDPSVRFAAVNALLGLSPDELGLYFGPLEQAIDAWEQVLKQQPESADTQYQLARLHLHNAELKDAQQALERTLQLAPGNLPALVMQIDVLDRLGQSDAAQQLLAKQLKAQPDSAYLQHALGLWLLHHGQSEFALLGLSKAVELEPDNKDYRYDLATTLHGEQELEAAQKQLQEIVQRHPADRKARVLLINYWKESGQLQNVQILLAQLEQLNPDDPALQQGL, from the coding sequence ATGCCTCAGTCCCGCCGCTATCTGCTCATCAGCCTCTGTGCACTGTTTGCCCTCGCCCTTGCCTGGTTTTTTTTGCGCAGCACGACGCCCGTGGTGCCGGAGGCAATTCGACGCGGCTACAGCGAAGCGCTGACCCAGGCACGCATGGGTCAACCGGGGGCGGCGCGGGTTCTTTACCAGCAATTGGGCCGCCCTGACCTGTCCGACAAGCGCCGCGTCTGGCTACATGCCGAACTGCCCAACTACCCCAGCCCGCAAGCCTTGAAACTGGCGGATGCGGACCTGCAACATCCATCGGCGGAGGTACGCATCGCGGCGATCAAAAGCATCAGCGGTTTAGTGCCCAATGGACAGCGAAGTCTGTTGCTCGGGCCCTTGCTCGATGACAGCGACCCAAGCGTCCGGTTTGCGGCGGTCAACGCCTTGCTGGGGCTGTCTCCGGATGAGCTGGGGTTGTATTTCGGCCCCCTGGAGCAAGCCATTGACGCTTGGGAGCAGGTCCTCAAGCAGCAGCCGGAAAGCGCCGACACCCAGTACCAACTGGCGCGCCTGCATTTGCATAATGCCGAACTGAAGGACGCGCAGCAGGCATTAGAGCGCACGTTGCAACTGGCGCCCGGCAACTTGCCGGCACTGGTGATGCAGATTGACGTGCTGGATCGACTGGGCCAAAGCGATGCCGCCCAGCAATTGTTGGCGAAGCAGTTAAAGGCCCAGCCCGATTCGGCCTACTTGCAACATGCGTTGGGGCTCTGGTTGCTGCATCACGGGCAAAGTGAGTTCGCCTTGCTCGGGCTGTCCAAAGCCGTGGAGCTTGAACCCGACAATAAGGATTACCGCTACGACCTGGCCACCACGTTGCATGGTGAACAAGAGCTGGAGGCCGCGCAGAAACAGCTGCAGGAAATCGTCCAGCGCCACCCGGCCGATCGCAAGGCGCGCGTGCTGTTGATCAACTATTGGAAGGAAAGCGGGCAGCTGCAGAACGTACAGATCCTGTTGGCGCAGCTCGAGCAGCTCAATCCGGATGATCCGGCGTTGCAGCAAGGGCTTTAA
- a CDS encoding response regulator, with product MSEDAQDVVLIVEDDPSILMVLSAYLSGEGYRVLQAENGEQAFEILASKPNLDMMITDFRLPGGISGVQIAEPAVKLRPELKVIFISGYPQEIRETDSPITRKAPILAKPFDLDVLQQIMQDMLS from the coding sequence ATGAGTGAAGATGCACAAGACGTGGTACTGATCGTTGAAGATGACCCTTCGATTTTGATGGTGCTGTCCGCTTATTTGTCGGGTGAAGGTTACCGGGTGCTGCAAGCCGAAAATGGTGAGCAGGCCTTTGAGATCCTGGCGAGCAAACCAAACCTGGACATGATGATCACCGATTTCCGCCTGCCTGGCGGGATTTCTGGCGTGCAAATCGCCGAACCAGCCGTGAAGCTGCGACCGGAACTCAAGGTGATCTTCATCAGCGGTTACCCGCAGGAAATCCGCGAGACCGACAGCCCGATCACCCGCAAGGCACCGATCCTGGCCAAGCCATTCGATCTGGATGTGTTGCAACAGATCATGCAGGACATGCTCTCCTGA
- a CDS encoding hybrid sensor histidine kinase/response regulator has translation MLSNIQAKLLIVDDLPENLLALEALIKRQDLIVYKALSADEALSLLLQHEFALAILDVQMPGMNGFELAELMRGTEKTKSIPIVFVSAAGRDLNYAFKGYESGAVDFLHKPLDVHAVKSKVNVFVDLYRQSKAMKQQVEALEQSRREQGALLEQLQNTQKELKQAVRMRDDFMSIVAHEVRTPLNGLILETQLRKMHLARDNAAAFTLDKMHAMVERDERQIKSLIRLIEDMLDVSRIRTGKLSIRPSRFDLVQLVHNLLQNFAPQVEAAESSVSLIADQPVMGDWDEFRIEQVICNLLTNALRYGAKSAIDVRVYNHHGQARVEVQDRGIGIGVENQQRIFQQFERVSTRAVVAGLGLGLFISQQIVAAHGGSITVESRIGEGALFRVCLPLQENSPMNATSD, from the coding sequence ATGCTAAGTAACATCCAGGCCAAATTGCTGATCGTCGACGACCTGCCGGAGAACCTGCTGGCGCTTGAGGCGTTGATCAAGCGGCAGGACCTCATCGTCTACAAGGCCTTGTCCGCCGACGAAGCCCTGTCGCTGTTGTTGCAGCACGAATTCGCGCTGGCCATTCTCGATGTGCAGATGCCCGGCATGAACGGCTTTGAGTTGGCCGAGTTGATGCGCGGCACGGAAAAAACCAAAAGCATCCCGATTGTGTTCGTCAGTGCCGCTGGCCGTGATCTCAACTACGCATTCAAGGGCTACGAAAGCGGAGCCGTGGACTTTCTGCACAAGCCGCTGGATGTTCACGCGGTCAAGAGCAAGGTCAATGTCTTCGTCGATCTGTATCGCCAGAGCAAGGCGATGAAGCAACAGGTCGAAGCCCTGGAGCAAAGTCGCCGCGAACAGGGGGCGTTGCTCGAACAGTTGCAGAACACCCAGAAAGAACTGAAGCAGGCGGTGCGCATGCGCGATGACTTCATGTCCATCGTTGCGCATGAAGTCCGTACACCGCTCAATGGCCTGATCCTCGAAACCCAGTTGCGCAAAATGCACCTGGCCCGGGATAACGCCGCGGCGTTCACCCTGGACAAAATGCACGCCATGGTCGAGCGCGACGAACGGCAGATCAAAAGCTTGATCCGCCTGATCGAAGACATGCTTGATGTGTCGCGGATCCGCACCGGCAAGCTGTCGATCCGCCCCAGTCGGTTTGACCTGGTGCAACTGGTGCACAATCTTTTGCAGAACTTCGCACCGCAGGTTGAGGCCGCAGAGTCGTCAGTCAGCTTGATCGCCGACCAGCCCGTGATGGGCGACTGGGACGAGTTTCGTATCGAACAAGTGATTTGCAATCTGCTGACTAATGCGTTGCGCTATGGTGCCAAGAGCGCGATCGACGTTCGCGTGTACAATCACCACGGGCAAGCGCGGGTTGAGGTTCAGGATCGCGGTATCGGGATCGGTGTAGAGAATCAACAGCGCATTTTTCAGCAGTTCGAGCGGGTTTCCACCAGGGCCGTGGTGGCGGGGCTGGGCCTGGGGTTGTTTATTTCGCAGCAGATTGTCGCCGCCCATGGTGGCTCCATTACCGTCGAGAGCCGGATTGGCGAAGGCGCCTTGTTTCGCGTTTGTCTGCCGCTGCAGGAAAACAGCCCGATGAACGCAACCTCTGATTGA
- a CDS encoding CheR family methyltransferase yields MERSEIELRLLIEAIYLKYSYDFRDYSGASIKRRVNHALSQFECNTISALQEKVLHDPTAFMQLLQLLTIPVSEMFRDPSHFLALRQEVVPLLKTYPSIKVWIAGCSTGEEVYSMAILLREEGLLERTIIYATDINPRSLDKARQGIFSLQNVRAYTHNYQQAGGQRSFADYYTAAYDYAIFDKSLCDNVTFADHSLATDSVFSETQLISCRNVLIYFNKKLQDRTFGLFHESLCHRGFLALGSKETLDFSAYGNQFEPLVKQERIYRKS; encoded by the coding sequence ATGGAGCGCAGCGAAATCGAACTGAGGTTGTTGATCGAAGCGATCTACCTCAAATACAGCTACGATTTTCGCGATTACTCCGGCGCGTCGATCAAGCGTCGGGTCAACCATGCATTGAGCCAATTCGAGTGCAATACCATCTCGGCGCTGCAAGAGAAGGTCCTGCACGACCCAACCGCGTTCATGCAGCTGCTGCAATTGCTGACGATTCCGGTCAGCGAAATGTTTCGCGACCCTTCGCACTTCCTGGCGCTGCGTCAGGAAGTGGTGCCGCTGCTCAAGACCTATCCGTCGATCAAGGTCTGGATTGCCGGTTGCAGCACCGGCGAAGAGGTCTATTCGATGGCGATCCTGCTGCGCGAAGAAGGCTTGCTGGAGCGCACTATCATCTATGCCACTGACATCAACCCGCGCTCGCTGGATAAAGCCAGGCAGGGGATTTTCTCCCTGCAGAATGTTCGGGCCTACACTCACAATTATCAGCAGGCCGGTGGTCAGCGTTCGTTCGCCGATTACTACACGGCGGCTTATGACTACGCGATTTTCGACAAGAGCCTGTGCGACAACGTAACGTTCGCCGATCACAGCCTGGCCACTGATAGCGTATTCTCCGAAACTCAATTGATTTCGTGTCGTAATGTGCTGATTTACTTCAACAAAAAGCTTCAGGATCGAACGTTCGGCTTGTTTCACGAATCTTTGTGTCATCGGGGCTTTCTGGCACTGGGCAGCAAGGAAACCCTGGATTTTTCGGCCTATGGCAATCAGTTTGAGCCGTTGGTCAAACAAGAAAGGATCTACCGCAAATCATGA
- a CDS encoding response regulator: MTSAPAVDEQRFRKLLSRNVSLPLGVGVISAAFFVLLITYLLSVIQWVQHSDRVINNANEAVKLTVDLETGMRGFLLSGDEQFLEPYETAKPRITVALNTLLELTADNSVQTDRLHRLQALQTEWANYAQSIIDLQRAGGDYRSVVKVGRGKRLTDEIRKQFEDVIDMEQQLRATRNEEVRSATIWSIALYLLFVAGISGLLAYVGRRDLLNLSRSYSVNLAAQQASARRLEQQAWLRNGQTELAEQVLGQLSLNLLGRNILQFCAQYLGSAVAAIYVREEHGGLKRIASYGFSREQEALEQQIYNGEGIVGQVAQQARLIRLDEVPGDYFKVSSGLGDGLPRSVVAVPTSDDDRVNGVIELGFLRPLTDRDIELLELVAGNIGTSIEAARYRQRLQEVLAETQQLNEELQVQQEELKSANEELEEQSRVLKESQAHLETQQIELEQTNEQLAEQAQILAEQRDAMDLKNSQLNQAQLELEARAEELQRASKYKSEFLANMSHELRTPLNSSLILAKLLAENPQENLSAEQVKFAESIYSAGNDLLNLINDILDISKVEAGKLEVRPENTSVARLVEGLRGMFEPLAADKKLDFEVELRADAPLMLFTDRQRLEQVIKNLLSNAVKFTEKGTVSLIVAAQPGEGIAFIVRDTGIGIAPDHQDSIFEAFRQADGTTNRRYGGTGLGLSISRDLATLLGGSVSLTSTPGQGSVFTLVLPQHYIEPGDAPVETMKATPVTMPQAIVVTAPVPLVAEVEIARFDDDRYGAPFATRCILVVEDEPDFARILYDLAHELGYQCLVAYGADEGYDLARQFIPDAILLDMRLPDHSGLTVLQRLKEQAETRHIPVHVISVEDRVEAAMHMGAIGYAVKPTTREELKEVFARLEAKLTQKVKRILLVEDDDLQRDSIARLIGDEDIEITAVGLAQDALDLLRTTIFDCMIIDLKLPDMLGNDLLKRMSCEDICSFPPVIVYTGRNLTRDEEAELRKYSRSIIIKGARSPERLLDEVTLFLHKVESRLSHERQTMLKTARSRDKVFEGRKVLLVDDDVRNIFALTSALEQKGAVVVIGRNGREAIERLNEVEDIDLVLMDVMMPEMDGFEATLEIRNDPRWRKLPIIAVTAKAMKDDQERCLQAGSNDYLAKPIDLDRLFSLIRVWLPKMERL; the protein is encoded by the coding sequence ATGACCTCTGCGCCTGCGGTTGATGAGCAACGATTCCGTAAACTCCTGAGCCGCAACGTCAGCCTGCCGTTGGGTGTCGGTGTCATCAGCGCGGCGTTCTTTGTCTTGCTGATCACCTATCTGCTGTCGGTGATCCAGTGGGTCCAGCACTCGGACCGGGTGATCAATAATGCCAATGAAGCCGTAAAACTGACCGTCGATCTGGAAACCGGTATGCGCGGTTTCCTGCTCAGTGGCGACGAGCAATTTCTCGAGCCCTATGAGACGGCCAAGCCAAGAATAACGGTCGCCCTCAATACCCTGCTCGAACTGACCGCGGACAATTCGGTGCAAACCGACCGCCTGCACCGGCTCCAGGCCTTGCAGACGGAATGGGCCAATTACGCGCAATCGATAATCGATTTGCAGCGCGCAGGCGGTGATTACCGCAGCGTCGTCAAGGTCGGGCGCGGCAAACGGTTGACCGATGAGATCCGCAAGCAATTCGAAGACGTGATCGACATGGAGCAGCAGTTGCGTGCCACGCGCAATGAAGAAGTGCGAAGCGCCACAATCTGGAGCATCGCCCTTTATCTGTTGTTCGTAGCCGGTATCAGCGGATTGCTGGCCTATGTCGGCCGCCGGGATCTACTCAACCTGTCCCGCAGCTACAGCGTCAACCTCGCCGCGCAACAGGCCAGCGCCCGGCGTCTGGAACAGCAGGCCTGGTTGCGCAATGGCCAGACCGAACTGGCCGAGCAAGTCCTGGGGCAGTTATCGCTCAATCTGTTGGGCCGCAATATCCTGCAGTTCTGCGCGCAATACCTGGGCAGCGCCGTCGCGGCGATCTATGTCCGTGAGGAGCATGGTGGCCTGAAGCGCATCGCGTCTTACGGTTTCTCCCGGGAACAGGAAGCACTTGAGCAGCAGATTTACAATGGCGAAGGGATTGTCGGCCAGGTGGCGCAACAGGCGCGTCTGATTCGTCTTGATGAGGTGCCAGGGGACTACTTCAAAGTCAGCTCCGGCCTGGGCGACGGTTTACCACGCAGTGTAGTGGCGGTGCCGACCAGCGATGACGATCGCGTCAACGGGGTGATCGAACTCGGTTTCCTGCGACCGCTGACAGATCGTGACATCGAGTTGCTCGAACTGGTTGCCGGCAACATCGGCACCTCGATCGAAGCGGCGCGCTATCGCCAGCGCTTACAGGAAGTGCTGGCCGAAACCCAGCAACTCAACGAAGAGTTGCAGGTTCAGCAAGAAGAGCTCAAGAGCGCCAACGAAGAGCTGGAAGAGCAGTCGCGGGTTCTCAAGGAGTCCCAGGCTCACCTGGAAACCCAGCAGATCGAGCTGGAGCAAACCAACGAGCAACTCGCCGAACAGGCGCAGATCCTGGCCGAGCAACGCGATGCCATGGACCTGAAGAACAGCCAGCTGAATCAGGCCCAGCTTGAGCTCGAGGCCCGCGCCGAAGAATTGCAGCGTGCCAGCAAGTACAAATCCGAATTCCTTGCCAACATGTCCCACGAATTGCGCACGCCGCTGAACAGTTCGTTGATTCTGGCGAAATTGCTGGCGGAAAACCCGCAGGAAAACCTCAGCGCCGAGCAGGTCAAGTTCGCCGAGTCGATCTATTCCGCCGGCAACGACTTGCTCAACCTGATCAACGACATTCTCGACATTTCCAAGGTTGAGGCCGGCAAGCTTGAGGTGCGTCCGGAGAACACCAGCGTTGCGCGCCTGGTGGAAGGCCTGCGAGGAATGTTCGAGCCGTTGGCCGCGGACAAGAAACTGGATTTTGAAGTCGAATTGCGCGCTGACGCACCGCTGATGCTGTTCACCGATCGCCAGCGCCTGGAGCAAGTGATCAAGAACCTGTTGTCCAACGCGGTGAAGTTCACCGAAAAGGGCACAGTCAGCCTGATTGTCGCGGCTCAGCCAGGCGAGGGCATCGCCTTTATCGTCCGTGATACCGGGATCGGCATTGCGCCGGATCATCAGGACAGCATTTTTGAAGCCTTCCGTCAGGCCGACGGCACTACTAACCGTCGTTACGGCGGAACCGGCCTGGGCCTGTCGATCTCTCGTGATCTGGCCACCTTGCTGGGCGGCTCCGTCAGCCTGACCAGCACGCCGGGGCAGGGCAGTGTGTTCACCCTGGTGTTGCCGCAGCACTACATCGAACCGGGCGATGCGCCTGTCGAAACGATGAAAGCTACGCCGGTGACCATGCCGCAAGCCATCGTGGTTACCGCGCCTGTGCCGCTGGTTGCCGAGGTCGAAATCGCGCGTTTCGATGATGATCGCTACGGGGCGCCGTTCGCCACTCGTTGCATCCTGGTGGTGGAAGATGAGCCGGACTTTGCGCGTATCCTCTACGATCTGGCCCATGAACTGGGTTATCAGTGCCTGGTGGCCTACGGCGCCGATGAAGGCTACGACCTGGCCAGGCAATTCATCCCCGACGCGATCCTGCTGGACATGCGCCTGCCGGATCATTCCGGGCTGACGGTGTTGCAGCGCCTGAAAGAGCAAGCCGAAACCCGGCACATTCCCGTGCATGTGATCTCGGTCGAAGACCGTGTCGAGGCCGCCATGCACATGGGCGCCATCGGTTACGCGGTCAAACCGACTACGCGCGAGGAGCTCAAGGAGGTGTTTGCCCGCCTCGAAGCCAAACTGACCCAGAAGGTCAAACGCATATTGCTGGTCGAAGACGACGATCTGCAGCGTGACAGCATCGCCCGATTGATCGGCGACGAGGACATCGAAATCACTGCCGTCGGCCTGGCGCAGGATGCACTCGATTTGCTGCGCACGACGATTTTCGACTGCATGATCATCGACCTGAAACTGCCGGACATGCTTGGCAACGACTTGCTCAAGCGCATGTCCTGCGAGGATATCTGCTCGTTTCCACCGGTGATCGTCTATACCGGACGCAACCTGACCCGGGACGAAGAGGCCGAGCTGCGCAAGTATTCGCGCTCGATCATCATCAAGGGCGCGCGTTCGCCCGAGCGGTTGCTGGATGAAGTGACACTCTTCCTGCACAAGGTCGAATCCCGCTTATCCCATGAACGCCAGACCATGCTCAAGACCGCCCGCAGCCGCGACAAGGTGTTCGAGGGGCGCAAAGTGCTGCTGGTGGATGACGATGTACGCAATATCTTCGCCCTGACCAGTGCGCTGGAGCAGAAGGGCGCGGTGGTGGTGATTGGCCGTAACGGTCGTGAAGCAATTGAGCGATTAAATGAAGTCGAGGACATCGACCTGGTGCTGATGGACGTGATGATGCCGGAAATGGATGGTTTCGAAGCCACTCTGGAAATCCGCAATGATCCGCGCTGGCGCAAGCTGCCGATCATTGCGGTGACGGCCAAGGCGATGAAGGACGATCAGGAGCGCTGCTTGCAGGCCGGCTCCAACGACTACCTGGCCAAGCCCATCGACCTGGATCGCCTGTTCTCGCTGATTCGTGTGTGGTTACCGAAGATGGAACGCCTCTAA
- a CDS encoding response regulator: protein MSTNTSTILVVEDDAIVRTLIVDVLEELEYRVLEADGCEEALDFINDEDQHIDLLMTDVGLPVMDGRELAKQARLLRPELPILFASGYAESIEVPDGMHVIGKPFSIDQLRDKVKDILEV from the coding sequence ATGTCCACCAACACATCCACCATCCTGGTCGTCGAAGACGATGCCATCGTGCGCACGCTGATCGTCGATGTGCTGGAGGAACTGGAATACCGGGTACTTGAGGCCGATGGCTGTGAAGAGGCGCTGGATTTCATCAACGATGAGGACCAGCACATCGACCTGCTGATGACCGATGTGGGGCTGCCGGTCATGGACGGCCGGGAATTGGCGAAACAGGCACGCCTGCTGCGCCCCGAGTTGCCGATCCTGTTCGCCAGCGGTTATGCCGAAAGCATCGAGGTGCCTGACGGCATGCATGTGATCGGCAAGCCGTTCTCGATTGATCAACTGCGGGATAAGGTCAAGGACATACTTGAAGTGTAA